Below is a genomic region from bacterium.
AGTCACTGGAAACACTGGCGTTCACCCGCTCGTTCTCTTGCAGGATCTGCAGGATTCTCAAACGGGCGTAGTCGATGTCGTGACCTGCCCAGGAACCGCGGGGAAAACCCCCGGCGACGACGTGTACGCGAATGGCTGGTGAGGGATGAGGCATGGACGGCCAAGCCTACGACCCGTGCGTTCGGAGTTCAACTGTTCTTTCTGGCGGGGAGCTTTCTTCAAAAAGATTCCTTGGAATGTAATTGCATTCACGGGAATGTGATAGATTTTTCGAGAAATGAACCGGAGGCATGGATGAAGAACGCGACTTTGGGCGGAATTCTCGTACTGCTGCTCCTGGGGTGCGGGCCAATCGGGCCGATTGCGGGCGGTCGGCTCTCCGGAGATGTTCACACGAGTCCGGCCGCGAACTGGTCGGAGGTCGGAGCGATCGAAACAATCCAGCTGGAGACGAATCCCGCGGATCCGTACTCGATCAATGCCTGGTGCGGGGTGTATGCCGGTGCGCTCTACATTCCGACTTCTTTGATTCTTGGAGCCGACGAGCCCACCGAACGCGAGTGGGTTCAGAACGTGCTCACCGATTCGCGCGTGCGTCTGCGCGCCGACGGAAACGTCTACGAGTTGAAAGCGGTGCGCGTCGAGGATCCGAAGGAACTCGAGGCCGCCAGGGCTGCGTTGCTCGCGAAGTACGAGATCGAAGTCGACGATCACGTCAAGGCTTCCTGGCTGTTCCGCCTCGAGGCCCGCTGAGACGGCATGCGGCGGCGTCGCTCGAAGAGGGAGCAGATCCTGGTCTGGTCGGGTGTCGTGGCGCAGCTCGTGCGGACCCGGGCCAACCGCATCCTGAAAGACGCTGGCCTGCCTTATCCGCAATTCGTCCTCTTGCGCCACTTCTGTCACGACCCGGAGCGCGAGTGGACGGTGACGCAGCTGGCCGCTGCATTCGAAACCCGACAACCGGGAATCACCAAGAACACGAAGCGCTTGCTGGATCTCGGATTGCTCACAGCGAGGATTGATCCCGATGACTCGCGAAGGCGCTGGCTACGCGTCACGAAGAAGGGTTTGCGGCGACGCGATGCGCTCATCAAGATGCTCGAGCCGGATCAAGATCAGTTTTTCAGAGGCTGGAAGGCGAATGAGATCGACGAACTACACGGCGGGCTGGAACGATTGAAGACCTACCTCGACGAGAACCGCGACGCGATCGTCTTCCCGGGGTCGTCGCCGACTCGCTGAGTTCCGGCGCTGCGAAGGCTCCGGCTTGAGCCCTCTATCCGTCCTCTCGCCAATTCGGGGGATGGCTGCCGAGGGGCACCGAGGTCTGCTCCCAGCGGGCGGGTGTCTTCGACAGACGCACGATCGGTCCGAGATGTCGCAGACGACCCTGGGGAGTGTCCCGCTCGACGAACTCCGCAGCCAGAGAGTCTGGGTCGAGACCCGACGCGCCCGACGGATCGACACGCGGTCCGGACTGGAGCCAGCGGCCGGTCTGACACAGAGACGCGCGCACCGCCCAGCTACCGCCTTCTTCGGCGCGGCGGGCGAGAGCGATCAGGGTGCCGAACGCGGCCAGATAGCCGGTCGTATAGTCAGTGGCCGCTGCGGGTAGCAGTGCGGGGCATTCCGCCGATCCTTGCTCCACCGCGATACCGCTTGCGGTCTGCGCTAGTTGCTCCCATCCGGGTCGCGTCTGCCAGGGACCCCCATTGCCGTAACAGTTGATCGAAACGGCCACGATTCCCGGACGCAGTCGTGCGAGATCCGACTCTCCAAAACCGCGCCGCTCGATCGAACCCGCTCGGAATCCCTGGGAGAACACGTCGGCGCCCGCGACGAGCGCAGCGAGTCCTTCACGACCACGCACATCGTTCAGGTCGAGATGTGCAGAGCGCTTGCCGTGGCCCGTATCGAGCACGAACGGTGCAACGAACGGCAGGTCGGGGCCGCTGATCTTGAGGACCTCGGCACCGTGCGCGGCCAGGGTTCGCGCGCAAGTCGGGCCCGCGAGAACCCGGGTCAGATCGAGCACGCGCAATCCGGCGAGCGGCCGCGAACCGAGCGGCGGTCGTTCAGGGGGTGCGTCAGCGATGCGAAGAACCTCGACTACGGGCCGAGAAGCCAGCCACTGGCCCTGGGGATGCGCAGACCATTCGTCGGCAGTGCGCGCCACGGCACCGCACAGTCCGGCGTCTGCGAGTGCATCTTCGAGAGCGAGCGCATCCCAACTCGCGACTGCACGGCCGATCGCTTCCGCGTCGTCTGCACAGCCGAGCAATTTCAGCGCGCCTTCTCGCAATCTCGGAAAGCCGCCGTGCAAGTGAATCCAGCGCCCGTCGCGCGTGGGGTACTGGGCGACGGTGGCGAAACTTCCCGCGGGTCGTGGTGTAGGAGCCCCGGCGACGCTCTGGAGGGCAAAGCTCAACAACGAAGCCGCGGCGCCTCGCACATCGACTCGGACGGACTGGCGCTCGCCGCCGCGCAGTGCGTGAAACTCGGCGGCGGCCGCGCCTACAGCTCCAAGAGCAGCCGCTGCGGCTTCGCCGATATCGAAAGCCGTCGGCAGGGTCGGATCACGGCCCTCGATGCGTACATCGAGCGCGTCGGCATCCAGGCGGCCGAGTTCGAACAGTTCTGCGAGTCGAGGGGTCACGCAGCGATTCTAGCTCGTCGCCGAGGCTTGTCGCCGAGAGTCATCGTCTAGAAAGAACGCAGAAACGCCCGGA
It encodes:
- a CDS encoding winged helix-turn-helix transcriptional regulator, with the protein product MRRRRSKREQILVWSGVVAQLVRTRANRILKDAGLPYPQFVLLRHFCHDPEREWTVTQLAAAFETRQPGITKNTKRLLDLGLLTARIDPDDSRRRWLRVTKKGLRRRDALIKMLEPDQDQFFRGWKANEIDELHGGLERLKTYLDENRDAIVFPGSSPTR
- a CDS encoding acyl-CoA hydratase, which translates into the protein MTPRLAELFELGRLDADALDVRIEGRDPTLPTAFDIGEAAAAALGAVGAAAAEFHALRGGERQSVRVDVRGAAASLLSFALQSVAGAPTPRPAGSFATVAQYPTRDGRWIHLHGGFPRLREGALKLLGCADDAEAIGRAVASWDALALEDALADAGLCGAVARTADEWSAHPQGQWLASRPVVEVLRIADAPPERPPLGSRPLAGLRVLDLTRVLAGPTCARTLAAHGAEVLKISGPDLPFVAPFVLDTGHGKRSAHLDLNDVRGREGLAALVAGADVFSQGFRAGSIERRGFGESDLARLRPGIVAVSINCYGNGGPWQTRPGWEQLAQTASGIAVEQGSAECPALLPAAATDYTTGYLAAFGTLIALARRAEEGGSWAVRASLCQTGRWLQSGPRVDPSGASGLDPDSLAAEFVERDTPQGRLRHLGPIVRLSKTPARWEQTSVPLGSHPPNWREDG